CTTCGAGCGCGGAGCCGAGCAGATTCCGGTAGAAGAGCATGTGCAGGTTCTCGTCCTTGGCGATCCTGGCCATCATCTGGTCGCAGATCGGATCACCTGAGGCGCTCCCCGTGTTGCGGTGGGCCATACGCGTGGCGAGTTCCTGGACGGTCAGATAGACCATGGAATGCAGAATGCTCGCACTCGCGTCCGCCTCGTGGCCCTTGGAGAGCTGGGTCATGCGCAGCTCTTCGAGTTCGACCGGGTCGACCGAGCGGCTGGTGAGCAGATAGTCCCGGATGGCGATGGAGTGGCGGCCCTCCTCCGCGGTCCACCGGTGCAGCCACTCGCCCCAGGCTCCTTGGAGTCCGAAGAGTTCCGCGCGCGAGTGGTGGTAGCTGGGAAGGTTGTCCTCCGTCAGCAGGTTGATCACCAGCGACAGCCGGGCTGCTTCGGAGATCTTCGACTGGTGCGCAGACCACTCCTCGCCGTCGAGCACGCCGTTGAAGTTGCGCCCCTGGTCCCAGGGAACGTATTCGTGGGGCATCCATGACTGAGCCGTGCCGAGATGACGGTTCAGCTCCTCGGCCACCGCGTCCTCGAGGGTGTGCAGCAGCCGGATGTCTTCGTCCCTCACGCCCTACTCCGGCTTCCGGCCCACGCCGACGAAGTAGTTGTGGTGCACCGGATTGGTCTCCGTCCCGAGCGGGATGCCGCTCTCCCAGTACACGGGGAAGACGATGCCGGGGGGCAGGACGGTGAAATCGCCCAGGAGCAGGGCGGCCTCGTCGCGCGAGCGCATGACGCAGTCGGCCCAGGCGTCCGCGTAGATGCTCCGCACCATGTCGGCCGCATCGTCGTTCTCCGCGTTCGTGGCGACGGAGAAGACCAGATGGCTGCCGGGGGCCACCTTGTCCCGGTAGACCTTCAGGGCGGGCAGCACCTTGTCGTCGGAGAAGAAGTGCAGCACCGAGAGGAAGAGCAGGGCGACCGGACGGTCGAAGTCGATGACGCTCCTGATCTCGGGGGAGTCGAACACCGCCTCCGGCTCGAGCAGACTGCCCTGGACGGCGGTCGCGCGGTCGTTGTCGGCCAGCAGTCGACGACCGTGGGCCACAGCCACCGGGTCGATGTCGACATAGGCGACCCGGGCCTCGGGGTTCAGCGCCTGGGCGGTCTGGTGGACGCTTCCGCGGGTGGGAATGCCGGAGCCGAGGTCCAGGAACTGGTCGATGCCGGCGTCGACCGCGTGCCGGACGGCGCGGCGCAGGAAACTCCGGTTCTCCCGGACCAGTTTCAGCAGACCCGGCGCCGCGCGCATGGCCTCGCGCGCCAGCTTCCGGTCGGACTCCACGTTGTGGGTGCCACCGAGGAGGTAGTCGTAGAGGCGGGCGATGCTCGGCTGGTCGGCGTCCACTTCTTCGGTGATCCACGAAGGGTCGGCGGTCATGCTTGGCTCCTCAGGAAGGGCGACTGGTGATGCCTTGCGCGAAGTAGTCCGCGTTCGACTGCTGGGCCCCGCTCCACTCCGGGGGCAGCTCGTCCTCCGGGTAGCAGGCGTCCACCGGGCAGGCCACAGCGCAGGACTGGCAGTCGATGCATTCCGCGGGGTTGATGTACAGCTGCTCGGCGCTGTCGAATTCCGGTGAGCCGGGCAGTGGGCCGATGCAGTCCACCGGGCACACCGCCACGCAGGACGCCTCTTTGACCCCGACGCATGCATCGGTGATGACATAGGTCATGGCTGAGCTGTTGCTCCTGTCTCTCTGCGGCAGGCGACCGCGGTGGCTGTGTAGTCCCCTGCGATCCGAACGTCATGGCGAAGCCAGGACCGGCCGCACACCGGCAGGTCGGAAGAGATGGCGCTCAATCCGGTGCCGTTCGCCTTGACATAGGCCTCGCGCGTCGTCCAGATGCGGTACCACTGCTCCAGGTACCGCGACGGCCGGGTCTCGGCGAGCAGCGCCAGCTCGGCTTCGGAGAAGATCCGGCGCGCCAGGCTCGCGGCGTTCTCCCGGTCGGCGGTGCGCTCGACGTCGATCCCCACCCGCAGGCCCTGTGACACGACGACGGCCACCCGGTCGCCGGAATGCGACAGGTTGAAGTCGACGGCCCCCCGGCCGCCCCGGGATCCCCCGGGCTCCGGGAGCGTGAGCATGGGTCTGCCGTTCGGGCCGATTCCGATGGGTACCTCGTGGGGTCGGCACCGCAGACGGCCGGCGAGGGCCCAGCGGGCCAGCGCCCGCCCCGCGCTGAACCTCCTGCGCCCGGCGGGATGGGCGATCGAGGCGGCCAGTTCGGCGTCGCTGTCGGCGGTGAGATCCCCGGCGGCGAGCCGGTTCGCTCCGGGTTCGGTCCCGATGTCCGCCACCCAGACGTCCACCTGGCGGCCGAAGGCCATGAAGGAGTCCGCCTGCGGCGCACCGAGGAACACCTCCCGCGCGGGGGCGAGGCCGGCGGTCATGCCGAGGCTTCTTTACGGACTTCGGCGAGCGCGGCCTCGAACGAGCCGAAGTGCTCGGCGAGGGCGTGCAGCCAACGTTCGAGGCCGAAACCGATGCATCCGGAGAAGGCGTACTCCCCGTCCTCGGTACGGATGCCGCACCGCTCGCCGAAGAAGTTCCGGTGGAAGTTGACGGACGAGATCGCCACGGTGTCCCCGTACACGAACTCTTCCTTGGCCGGAAACAGACTGAGCATCAGCGAACGCCGGGAGTCCGCGTCGAAGAACGGGTCGCGAGCCGGCCGCACCTCGACCGGAAGCCCCAGAGCAGCGATGAACTCCGATGTCAGCCGTTTGAAGTCGGCCACGCGGCAGAGCACTTCCGCACGGCTGCCCAGGAAGATCACCTCGCGCATGGTGAACCCCAGAAGCCTGCGCAGCCCGTCGAAGTGCGACTCGTTGCGGAAGCAGGTGGCGACGGTCGTGATGAGGTGGTTGTCGGGCACCTTCATGCCGCCGAGGCCGAGGTAGGCCGGGTAGCAGGCCGACGACGGCAGCACATGGCCGGCATCGCACAGCGCCGCGTGGTCCACCGCCGGCCTGGCCGAGTCGACCACCAGGTTCTGGCGGCGGTCCTCGCGCAGACCGGTGGCGGTCATCGCCAGATGCGGGAAGTTCTCCCAGTAGTCCAGCGCGGTGAGGTCGTCGGCCGCGATCAGGGGCGGGTACGCCATGGCGACCGCGCCCGCCCGCGCGCCCCAGCCGGTGAAGATCGCGTCCAGCTCGTTGCGCAGCTCGAGGGCCTCGGGGCCGAGGGTGGCGAGACCGGCGTCGACACGGAACCCGGTGTCGCCGAGTTCAGGCGCCGGCATGGGCGGCACCGCCGTCGAGGAACCGCGCGCGGATCCGGTTGAGCGTACGGAAGTCCTCCGGGGACACCGAATCCAGGGGTATCTCCTGGCCGGTGCGCTCCTCGAGGACGTAGAGGAAGCTGATGAACCCGAGGGAGTCGAGGATGCGGTTGTCGATCAGGTCCAGATCCGGGTCGATGGTGGTGAACTCCGGCCTGCGGGACAGCAGGTAGTCCCTGATGAAGGAGAGATCATCACTCATAGCCGCGGAATCCTTTCGTCGTCGATGATCTGCTCGTTCGCCAGGAACTTGGTGGAACGCCTGAGCGCACGGGCCACGTACGCGTCGAAGGCCGGATCGCCGACCACCTTGCGCCGGACCCCGTACGGGTCCTCGATGCCCGCGTCACGGAAGGCGGCGGGGCTGCAGAGCATCTCCACCGAGGCACGCATGTACCTCTTGAGGTAGTCGCCGAGCTCGGTGAGCTGGGCGGTCTTCAGCCGCGCGCGGAGCTCCTCGTGGAGGATGGACACGATCTGGCGGCCGAACGCGATGTGCCGGGACTCGTCCTGGTGGTGCACCGCGTTGACCTGGCGGATCGTGGGGTGCAGACGTTCGTCGCCGCCCATGAACTGGTTGTAGACATCGACCAGCTCTTCGAAGATCAGCAGCCGGGAGAAGATGAGGAAGCTCTCGGCCTCGGGGATCTGCGGTCCGGCGAAGACGATCTGGCGGTCCGGGTAGATCTTGCCACCGTAGTTCAGGCAGAACTTGGCGAAGAACCACATGTGGTCGTTCTCCTCGCCGATGATGTGGTGGAAGTACTCGGACGGGATCTCGAATCCGGTGGTGTGGATCCGCCCGATGATCGAGGTCAGCAGCTCACGGATGCCGTGGACGTTGACGCTGTAGAAGTTGATGCTCTCCCACTTGCTGATGGCCTTCAGCTGGTTCTCGTCGAACGCCGACGCAACCTCGGTGCCGTACACCGTCATCAGCTCGGGAGACATCCAGTAGGCGTCCTCGTCGAGGGAGTCCGGCCATTGGAAGAGCTTGTACGGGTCGTAGTAGTCGCGTTCCGACATCGCCACGAGACGATCGAGAACGTCCTGGAAACGGCTGTTCGCCTGGAGCGCTCCGGCTATGTTCCGAAGCGGCTCCAGCGGAGCGTTGGCGGTGGTCATCTGCTCTCGTCCCTCGGATGGTGAACCGCACGTTCAGATGTCAGGAGGCCTGCTGCGCCGTTCCGGTGATCTTGCCGATCAGCCGCTCCACATCGCCGACGGTGGTGAGGTCCGAGACCTCGTCCTCCTCGATGACGTTGATGTCGAACTCGCCCTCCATGGCCAGCGACAGCTCCATGAAGGTGACCGAGTCGTAGCCCAGGTCCTCGATCAGACGCTCCTCGGAGGTCACCGTGCGCTCACCGAGCGGCGACATCTTCCCGGTGATCTCACGGACGCGTGCGGCGATGTCGTCAGGCGTTGCCATGTCTGTGTTCCTCTTCCTCTGCTGCTGCTGCTTCTTCTGCTTGTGTTTCTGCGATCTCTGCGGTCTGCGGACACCGAGTGGGTCGGTGTGCGGAGTCACGCGTTGATCAGCCCGGAGGCCGCGGCGCGGCGGACCGGGTGCTGCACACCCCATACCTCGTGGTAGTGGTCGAGCGTGCGCTCCAGAGCCGCGTCGAACCGCTGCTCGGCCTCGGCACGGTGCTCACCGAGTCCGATCAGACCGAGCTGCCGGACCACCCGGCCGCGAGCGGCGTTCCACTGCTCGGTCAGCTGCTCTGCCCGCTTG
This window of the Streptomyces sp. NBC_01275 genome carries:
- a CDS encoding acyl carrier protein; amino-acid sequence: MSDDLSFIRDYLLSRRPEFTTIDPDLDLIDNRILDSLGFISFLYVLEERTGQEIPLDSVSPEDFRTLNRIRARFLDGGAAHAGA
- a CDS encoding diiron oxygenase — translated: MTTANAPLEPLRNIAGALQANSRFQDVLDRLVAMSERDYYDPYKLFQWPDSLDEDAYWMSPELMTVYGTEVASAFDENQLKAISKWESINFYSVNVHGIRELLTSIIGRIHTTGFEIPSEYFHHIIGEENDHMWFFAKFCLNYGGKIYPDRQIVFAGPQIPEAESFLIFSRLLIFEELVDVYNQFMGGDERLHPTIRQVNAVHHQDESRHIAFGRQIVSILHEELRARLKTAQLTELGDYLKRYMRASVEMLCSPAAFRDAGIEDPYGVRRKVVGDPAFDAYVARALRRSTKFLANEQIIDDERIPRL
- a CDS encoding acyl-ACP desaturase, whose amino-acid sequence is MRDEDIRLLHTLEDAVAEELNRHLGTAQSWMPHEYVPWDQGRNFNGVLDGEEWSAHQSKISEAARLSLVINLLTEDNLPSYHHSRAELFGLQGAWGEWLHRWTAEEGRHSIAIRDYLLTSRSVDPVELEELRMTQLSKGHEADASASILHSMVYLTVQELATRMAHRNTGSASGDPICDQMMARIAKDENLHMLFYRNLLGSALEVAPDRTMVAFKDIVTQFRMPGHSIPGFQRAARLVAVEGIYNLRIHHDDVLLPILRKLRVLDLGGLGTEGAAAQEELGAYLSELSTRATRFDEVRAAILSKKTALAESGEKQ
- a CDS encoding SAM-dependent methyltransferase — its product is MTADPSWITEEVDADQPSIARLYDYLLGGTHNVESDRKLAREAMRAAPGLLKLVRENRSFLRRAVRHAVDAGIDQFLDLGSGIPTRGSVHQTAQALNPEARVAYVDIDPVAVAHGRRLLADNDRATAVQGSLLEPEAVFDSPEIRSVIDFDRPVALLFLSVLHFFSDDKVLPALKVYRDKVAPGSHLVFSVATNAENDDAADMVRSIYADAWADCVMRSRDEAALLLGDFTVLPPGIVFPVYWESGIPLGTETNPVHHNYFVGVGRKPE
- a CDS encoding acyl carrier protein, with the translated sequence MATPDDIAARVREITGKMSPLGERTVTSEERLIEDLGYDSVTFMELSLAMEGEFDINVIEEDEVSDLTTVGDVERLIGKITGTAQQAS
- a CDS encoding ferredoxin family protein, yielding MTYVITDACVGVKEASCVAVCPVDCIGPLPGSPEFDSAEQLYINPAECIDCQSCAVACPVDACYPEDELPPEWSGAQQSNADYFAQGITSRPS
- a CDS encoding 4'-phosphopantetheinyl transferase superfamily protein, whose product is MTAGLAPAREVFLGAPQADSFMAFGRQVDVWVADIGTEPGANRLAAGDLTADSDAELAASIAHPAGRRRFSAGRALARWALAGRLRCRPHEVPIGIGPNGRPMLTLPEPGGSRGGRGAVDFNLSHSGDRVAVVVSQGLRVGIDVERTADRENAASLARRIFSEAELALLAETRPSRYLEQWYRIWTTREAYVKANGTGLSAISSDLPVCGRSWLRHDVRIAGDYTATAVACRRETGATAQP